In the Clostridium sp. 'White wine YQ' genome, TCATGGTCATCTGACTCAGTTTGCTTTGGAGAAAAGTCTAGCATGGATGTAGTTTTATATCCTCCAGTAACATTTAAAACCTTAAAGCCATTTTGACTCAAAATTCTATCTGCAATATATCCTCTTAAACCTACTTGGCAATATTCAACTATAGTTTTATCCTTATCTAATTCATTAAGTCTTTCTCTTAAATCATCTACAGGTATATTTACTGCACCTTCTAAGTGCCCATTGTTAAATTCAACTCCAGAACGAACGTCTACTAGCATATAGTCATCGTTTTTGAATTCATCAATATCTTTCCAAGCAATTACATTACTTCTTCCAGCTAAGGCATTTTGAGCTACAAAACCAGCCATGTTAACTGGATCTTTAGCAGAAGAGAAAGGTGGAGCATAAGAAAGTTCAAGTTCAGCTAAATCATCTACTGTACCATTAAGTCTTATAGTAGTAGCTATAACATCAATTCTTTTATCAACGCCATCAAAGCCAATTCCTTGAGCACCTAATATTTTTCCTTCATCATTGAATATCAATTTAAGTGACATAGGAATTGCTCCTGGATAATAAGAAGCATGAGATACAGGGTGAACATATATAACCTTGTAAGGCATATTTGCTCTTTGAAGAGTTCTTTCATTAGCCCCAGTACCAGCAGCAGTTAATCCAAATATCTTGATTATAGAAGTACCTTGAGTTCCTTTATAGGTTGAATTTAAACCAGCTATATTATCAGCAGCAATTCTACCTTGTTTATTGGCTGGACCAGCTAAAGGAATAGCAGTTTTTTGTTTAGTTATAAAGTCTACAACCTCTACAGCATCACCTACAGCATAAACACCTTCGATATTTGTTTCCATTTTTTCATTAACAATGATATGACCTCTTGGTCCAAATTCTAAACCACTGTCTTTTATAAAAGTAGTATCTGGAGCTACCCCTATAGCCAATATAACTAAATCAGCGGTAACTTTTGTATCACTATTTAAAGTAACTTCAACTTGATTTTCTACATCATTAAAAGATTTAACTCCATCGTTAAGTATTAGCTTAACTCCATTTTCCACTAATTCTTTTTCAGCAAGAACAACCATATCAGAATCAAAAGGTGCAAGAATATGAGGAGCAGCTTCAACAAGAGTAACATCTAAGCCTCTTTCCTTCAGGTTTTCTGCCATTTCAACCCCTACGTAGCCACCACCTATAACTACAGCGCTTTTAACTCCTTTTTTATCAACATATGCTTTTATAGCATCAGTATCTGGAATATTTCTTAATGTGTAAATATTTTTGCTGTCTATTCCAGGAATATTAGGTCTTAAGGCTTTTGCCCCTGGAGAGAGTATTAAGTAATCAAAGTTTTCTTCATAAGTTCCTTTATCTTTACTATTAACTTTAACCATTTTATTTTTTGCATCTATACTTATAACTTCACTGTTATTTCTAACATCTATATTAAACCTTGCCTTCATTGCTTCAGGTGTTTGAACTAAAAGTTTACTTCTTTCCTTTATTGTTTCTCCAATATAGTAAGGTAATCCACAATTAGCAAAAGAGATATATTCATCCCTTTCAAACATAATTATCTCAGCAGTTTCATCTAATCTTCTAAGTCTAGCAGCAGCAGAAGCTCCACCTGCAACCCCACCAACTATTAAAACTTTTTTACTCATATTAATACCTCCAAAATTAATTATTTTCACCAAAAAATAGTTTAATTAAATTTTCAACTTGAGAATTACAAACTTTATAAAATATTTCAAGACCGTTTCTCCTGCCTTCTATGATACCTGCAGTTCTTAATCTTTGTAGATGTTGAGATATTGTAGATTGAGGCGTGTCCAAGCAGTCTTGCATGTAAGTAACATTACATTCACCGTGTTCTAATAATCCACGTACGATGCAAAGTCTTACTGGATGAGCCAGTACTTTAAGCATCTCTGAAACATCATTATACTTATCAAAATCTTTATCCATAGTGTTTCCTACTTTCTAGAGTATGATATATAAATTATTATATTCATATATTACGATATAGTGATAAATAAGTCAATGAATTTCCATGAAAGTAGAAGTAAAAAGACAGTGGTAAGTTTTATACCACTGTCTTTTAAAAGTTTAAGTCGTGATTATACGTGCTTTTTAGAAAAGCTTAGCCAAATTGTTAAGCTAATAATTGAAGTTATCATATATAGAAGTCCCATAAGAGTTATTCTATTTAAAATTCCAGAGGAAATTATAAGCAT is a window encoding:
- a CDS encoding ArsR/SmtB family transcription factor encodes the protein MDKDFDKYNDVSEMLKVLAHPVRLCIVRGLLEHGECNVTYMQDCLDTPQSTISQHLQRLRTAGIIEGRRNGLEIFYKVCNSQVENLIKLFFGENN
- a CDS encoding CoA-disulfide reductase; the protein is MSKKVLIVGGVAGGASAAARLRRLDETAEIIMFERDEYISFANCGLPYYIGETIKERSKLLVQTPEAMKARFNIDVRNNSEVISIDAKNKMVKVNSKDKGTYEENFDYLILSPGAKALRPNIPGIDSKNIYTLRNIPDTDAIKAYVDKKGVKSAVVIGGGYVGVEMAENLKERGLDVTLVEAAPHILAPFDSDMVVLAEKELVENGVKLILNDGVKSFNDVENQVEVTLNSDTKVTADLVILAIGVAPDTTFIKDSGLEFGPRGHIIVNEKMETNIEGVYAVGDAVEVVDFITKQKTAIPLAGPANKQGRIAADNIAGLNSTYKGTQGTSIIKIFGLTAAGTGANERTLQRANMPYKVIYVHPVSHASYYPGAIPMSLKLIFNDEGKILGAQGIGFDGVDKRIDVIATTIRLNGTVDDLAELELSYAPPFSSAKDPVNMAGFVAQNALAGRSNVIAWKDIDEFKNDDYMLVDVRSGVEFNNGHLEGAVNIPVDDLRERLNELDKDKTIVEYCQVGLRGYIADRILSQNGFKVLNVTGGYKTTSMLDFSPKQTESDDHDDNNGNHSALTIDPDTQVVRTDEASKGKYDKELDACGLCCPGPLMQVKASIDDLKDGQILKVSASDPGFYEDIKAWCKRTNNELMDISKTGGNIIAYIKKNTKSKIVNENMPTMPIKDNKTMVVFSGDLDKAIASFIIANGAASMGKKVTMFFTFWGLNILRKHEAVSVQKGFMDKMFGLMMPRGSKRLKLSNMNMMGMGGKMIRKVMKDKNISSLEDLIQSAIDSGIEIVACQMSMDVMGLHKEELIDGVKIGGVGYYLGEAEDSNVNLFI